DNA sequence from the Dreissena polymorpha isolate Duluth1 chromosome 3, UMN_Dpol_1.0, whole genome shotgun sequence genome:
ttcccataaagtatcattgaattccggtcattagttgctgagaaatagcccggacaagaaatgcactatatgtacagttaatggaaaacttcaaagggccataactctgtgaaaaatcatccgaccagaacccgctgataatatgcagatctcttggtagtaaagcttcccataaagtttcattgaattccggtcattagttgctgagaaatagcccggacaaacattgtgcacggacggacacacggacggacagacgaagcggcgactatatcccccccccccaaaaaaaaaaaaaaaattgggggggggaagCATTAAAAAGTCAATCAGATCCCAGTAAAGTTGTTTATGTCCAGAAAGTTTCTTTACTTTCTTACTtatgttaaatttatgttttgGGGGCATAATGTACACCTTAGACTTAGCCATCGACAGTTTGAACTAGTAGAAAGGTggctcgtacaatttatattatactcgGCATTTTTTATCCAGTTCAACGGCGACACTAatttgcatgttaatttttatattttaacttaatcaataccaacaagtttattgcagatttttaccaatcGTACGCACATCCTGATGTAAATGTTGTTGAAATATAAAATTCCTAAAATCATCAGTGAGGCAATGACTTATTGCCACGGGGTACGATTAACATTCCCATTTGTGTCTTTGGTCGACATGACAAGACAGACGAAAACTGCCTTTTTTTgttaccataaaccaatctaaCAACGCAAAGCGTTATAACAATCTATGTCGTAAAATGCGTagactaaattaaactaaatcatcTAATAATTAGGTGCTTTGAAAAtttgttgctgcgggcgcaaaataaatttttttttatttcgttttaagatttttaggtgtgGGAAATCcgtcgaacatttaatcaatttgttgtggccttaacGTCTTCACTCGCATAGCTGTTActttgaacaagagggccaagatggccatagttcactcacctgagaggagtcggttcattcaatctttaccacatgtcaaacttgacctagatattgtccagacaaactccctggtcaagtttcattattattgaaccaaaactctggcgtatggagtgttattggttttttaagatttgaccttgttacctatattttgagttgacccccctttccaaacatcaaacttaattgATCACACAAATAACAAGGGctgcttgtaaaacatgcatgccccccataggggctgtcagttgtagtggcagccattgtgtgaatacgtttattgtcactgtgaccttgacctttaacctagttacctgaaaatcaataggggtcatctgccagtcatgatcaatgtacctataaagtttgatgatcctaggcgtatgagtATTCTTGTGTTATTATCCGGAAACAATTATACTgtgttgagtcaccatgaccttgaccttcgacctaaaaatcaataggggtcatctgcgagtcatgatcaatgtacctatgaagtttcatgatcctaggcttaagctttcttgagttatcatctggattCCATTTTACTgtgttcgagtcaccgtgaccttgacctttgacctgaaagtcaataggggtcatctgcgagtcatgatcaatataccaatgaagtttcatgatcctaggtgtaagcgttcttgagttatcatccggaaaccatttttctaagttgagtcaccgtgaccttgatctttgacctagtgacctgaaaatcaataggggtcatctgcgagtcatgatcaatgtacctatgaagtttcatgatcctaggcataagcgttcttgagttatcatccggaaaccattttactgtttcgagtcactgtgaccttgacctttgacctagtgacctgaaaatcaatagaggtcatctgcgagtcatgatcaatgtacctatgaagtttcgtgatcctaggtgtaagcgttcttgagttatcatcgggaaaccattttactgtttcgggtcaccatgaccttgacctagtgacctgaaaatcaatagaggtcatcttacagtcatgatcaatgtacctatgaagtttcatgatcctaggcataagcgttcttgagttatcattcggaaaccattttactgtttcgagtcattgtgaccttgacctttgaccgagtgacctgaaaatcaataggggtcatctgcgagtcattatcaatgtacctatgaagtttcgtgatcctaggcgtaagtgttcttgagttatcatccggaaaccattttactatttcgggtcaccgtgaccttggacctagtgacctcaaaatcaataggggtcatctgcgagtcatgatcaatctacatatgaagtttcatgatcctaggcctaagcgttcttgagttattatccggaaaccatctgatggacggacttccagagtgttcacatgttttcactatatacatatagaaaaaatgccccgcacactggcggccatgttatttcatcaatcctgaccattttcaaactcgtccgagatattaataaaaccaatgttttgaccaattttcatgatgattgggcaaaaattgtgacttctagagtgtttacaagattctctatagccaaatagggaaaactgccactatatacatatagagaaaaatgccacgcccactggcggacatgttttttcaccgatctggaccattttcgaacttgtccaaaaaatcaattaaaccaatgttttgactaactttcatgatgattggtcaaaaattgtgactttgtaaacgagtgtttacaaagtttctctatagccaaataaggaaaactgcccgcccactggcggccatgtttttcaacggaccggaaccacttttgaactcaaccaagatatcataaagacaaacattttgacaaagtcacatgaagattgggcacgaaatgtgacttctacagagtttacaaggttgtttttttttttacctagtgacctagtttttgacccggctcGACCCAATTtagaactcggccgagatttcattgggacaaagcttctgaccaagtttcatgaagatgggacaagaaatgtgacctctagagtgtttacgagcaaatgttaacggacggacgaacgacagacaaagaccggtcacaaaagctcacctgagcaatcaggtgagctaaaaaaagctGCATTTGAGGGTGtaacaattaaatgaaatgatAAACACATCACTATTGTGAAtacaatgcattttatttcagaCTGAAAGAAGCATGCATAAATGTAACGTAACATGATGAAAGCTCCATACATAAGACAGCAGATGGTATAAATCATGACAGTGAAGATATTGCATAAAGTAGAAGATAACGAAATAATAATACACAATCATGCACTACTAAATATTTTAGGGTTCTAGCGCAATTTCGAAAAAGGAACTGCAATATATATTAAGCTCTGACACTTCagtggttaaacaaaaataaatagaatCCTTGACAAAGATTTTTAAAGACAAGAGAAATTCACTTTATGAGCGTTTACTAATACTATAGTATAAAAGATGTACAATTACACACAATAAGTTAGTTGTTTTTCAAAGTACACAACACACATAAAACTGTCCACATTTAATACAGGCATGCGAGAATTGTATGTTATACACACACTACAAACAATAAAGGTGGATAGTGGATTGGAATAATCATGACCTTGGAGCATGAATGATGACCTTAACCTCTGATTGAAGGACATTGTAAGTGCACATTATCTGGTAATGGAATGAAatgcaaagtattttgtaaaatccTTCCAGTCACTTCAAATGTAGACACATTTTTAACCTTAAGCATTGAATTGTGACAATGGCAATTAATGAAATATTgcataatgttattaaaaaaacaacttatggGCAGTTTTCAGTAAATGGCTAAAAATAATAGCagttaatttaacaaatatatacaactgTTAAATAAACACACAGAAAATATTATTACTGCACTTTCCATAATgatacaaaatattgtatacatatgATACAAATAAACTTTTTACCATAAATGCCACATGATTGTTTTACACATTGTGTTTGTACAGAGGAAAAAATCACTTTAACAAAATGGTAAAAGGGTAATACAAATCAAgaaatatacaaaattaaataacatgttatataCCTAAGTAGCTTTAAAGTAAAAACTGGCTAATAACACTAAGCATATTCAAACATATCACAAGATTCTTTATCCACCATTTGCCAtgcatatgcagccagcatagccCCAGACCAGCCAGCTTATCTGGTAAGTTTGGTCTGATGCTACCTCATCCCCAAATGACACCTTGAGTGACTTTAACTCTTCACCACTaaaatacgtatttttacgcatttgtagtcccttagaaaatttaatttaagacttttcttactagattccagttttaaaggcttcatttcctaccctaagatactgatgagcagcaaaaagcataaaacctgaacagactgcgagttacttacaGGCTGTATGCAAGTTACTCGCAaactgttctagttttatgctgtttgcacatagccattttcagtttgcCTCTGATTGGAAAAGGGTAAAATCAGCCAgtaagctcctgaccagactgagcaaGCTGATGTGGAGCTAAGCTGGCCTCAAATGGCAAAAGACCCATATTCCCATACACTGctaatttaaaaacacattaactgcagtattgtaataaattattgatGGAAAAGACTTAAATTTCGCCTTCTGCAAATTTTGCATGACCCTGTTTAATCTACAAATTGTGCATGACACTGTTTAAATCAGTCATTCATATTATATTCATGTGCACAATTTCATCAAAACCCTTACAGAAATACGAACGTTTTGGAAActgtatatttgaaaaaaaattaagcatTTTAGGTGATTCAAATAACAATAAACTTAATTGCTGTAAGGGTAAATTGCAATCTATATGAAAGAAACTTCATTCTGCATAAAATACACCACTATATGGTCAGGTATATTGCACAATGGAgactttgtttaaaacaaaatctacaacaatttaaaaattgACATGCACacaaaataaagcaaatacaAGCCAGATTGAGCATCAAAATTTACAAATTGTTCAAATCGTCACTTTGATTGGGGATTGTAGAAAGCCTAGATCTATTGCTGTTTTTTATAAGATTTGGCGAATGAACTCTGGAGCGAGGCGAATGTGGTGATGATCCGAGTCGTTTTAGTGGCTTAATTGGCGACCTAGGAGATCTGGCCACCTTCATGATTTCTAACGGCGTTTTATTTGAAGCTGTCCTGAATCTTACCATGTCCATGGAAATCGGTGTTCCCAATATTGATGGCTTTAAATCGGGCATTTCTGCAGCATGTGCGCTGTTCTCTTTATCACCTTTTCCAATTTTGTCCTCGTTAAGTTTCATTTTTACTTTTTCACTAAGTGGAGAACAAACGTTGGCGATGGTCTCAAGCAGTGATTGATCAAGGCCTGTTTTTCCAAACAGAGATTCTGACATGTCAAACGACGGATGATTTCTTAGGACAGAGTCTGACATATCAAAAGACTGATGATTTCTGAAGACTGATTCTGACATGTCAAATGAATGATCATCTAGATGAGAACAGTCCATTGTGTCAACTGTATTGCTGTTATCTCGTTGTCTTCTAATAGAGGCATCATGATCAGCCTTGTAAATGCTGGGTTTTCTTTTCAGACCAGTCCCAGACTTCCCATCTGTTGATGTATAATCTGGATCTGAAGGCTTGATGAGTTGTGTAGAAATCGGTACTTTTGCCGTGCCAAATTGAAGCTTCTCTTTTGGAGTGCTCAAGCACTGCCTTATTGCATCGATGTCCTTGTTTGAAGCGATTGCACTTCTGTTAAAAAGCGTTGGGGTTCTCAGTTTTCTAGACGTCGAATTGGGGAATCTTAAAGGAGAGGCGTGCCTGACTTCAAGCTCTTTCTGCTCTTCAGAGATTTTGTCAAACTGAAGGACATTATTCTTAACACGGCCAGCATTATTTTTCTGCAAAGCAATTATACTTTCCCGGCGCGGATTCAGCATTTCAGCTTGTTTTATAAAGGGAAATGTGTTAGGAACTGTGAAATCAAAGTCAGCTTGCTTAATAATGGGAAATGTGTTAGGAACTGTGAAATCAAAGTCAGTCTTTGGCATCTCAGTTTTCTGCTCCTTTATGTAGCCAGCACGAGCTAGAAGCTTGTGTGTTTCTGCTGATATCTGCAAGTTCGGTTTAATGTTAGTTTTCTTCTGCGTAACACTGGTTTCCAACAGACTTTTGGAGCGAGACACCCGACTCTGCAGAGTATCTGTCTCGCGCTGCAAGTCTTGAGTGGATACCGATTTCTGGGCAAGGTTTGATTTCAACGAAGGTGACTCACAGGAAAAAGCATCAGTATCATCATTAACATCCATAGGAGAAGAACTCGAACCTTGTACAGTAGAAACTTCCTCATACTCTAAAGATTCTTTAACACTGCAAGTATCAACAGCAACAATTGTCTTATGGTTGTTACTATGACTGCACAAGGTTTCCATGGCAACAGTTGTCTTGGGGCTGACACCATGGTTTAAGACCAAGCTTGAGACAGAATCGAGGGTAGAGTCAACGTTATCCTGGGGCTCCTCGCATATTGAGCCCTTGCCACTGTCGGCCGACAATGTCCGTGTCATCTCACGACTCTTGAAGGTCTCCAGGGGTGACATGGCGGAGGAGGCCTCACTCAGTAGGCTATCCTTACTCTCCTGTTTCTGGTGCACCAGGGACTTCTGACCATCCTCCTTGCTACCCTGACTGGTCCAATCAGTCTTCATGTTAACAGTCATTGGCTCGATAGTCATCAGGGGGATATGCTTTTTCTTCAACGCTTTACTCACGACTGAGCCAACTTCGGATTCGTTGTCACACTCGTAACCATTTTCTTCATCTGCTCGTTCTGATTTTGCTGACGTCAGACTCAGTGAAGAATTGGTGCGGGAGACTGACCCCGGTGAATCTTCCATGACGTCCTTGAATACAGACATGTCCACAATGGTCATGTTGGCAGGATTCTTGTCTGTCATCAGCAGATCCACACTGCAGTCCAACTGCATGGACTGGTCGCCATCATGAGAGACATCAGCCACACTAATTGGCATGGGGTAGCCAATGTCGGACTTGTCCAAGCCAAAACTGCGCCTCAGCTTGTGCACCTCCTTCTGATCGCCATGCAGCAAACCGGCTTTCAGAGAGTTCGGCTGGCCCCTTCTCAAACTGGACCTTCTCGTACTTCCGTCCAGGATGCTGTCACATGACTGGGAGCGGCTGTGGTTCTGTGGAGTCTCCATTCTACTGTCCCCTAGCATGGAATCGGAGAAACTCTCCCTGGCTAGCATGTCCCCTACATTCACATACTCCCTTTGGTCCCCCCGGGAACTGTTGATTGCTGGCTCTGACATGATGCGGGTAATATCGCCTTCCCTTTCTTCCGTGTGAATGAAACCCTCATTGAGAGAATTCCGGTCTTCATAGCTGCAAGTCGAGATGGTGGATTGTTCGCAGACGGAGGAGTTATGTGCTATGGCCGCTATAGGGGAGGTTGTCGTGTTGCGAGAGGTGATGATGACTGGGGCACTCTGAGTGGAGACCGGGCTCACAGCTAGACGCTGACCGATCTGAACGTCACCGGCGAAGGCCTGAAAAACATGTGGAAATTAGTGTGAGGGATTGGAGAAATGAAATGAGAGCCTCTCTATGggacaatggggcttaattcatgtctgtaaagtgttgtctcaggtgAGACTGTGCAATCTGcatagacttatcagggacaacactttccgctttatggtattgtttgttttaaggaaTTCCCTTCTatataaaaatccagtttagacagaaaatgttgtccctgagtagcatgtgcagactgcacaacaagcattgggacaacactttaagcaaatgAATTAGGGCTTTTTTTCTAAGTTTGAGGCTCAAATTTACaggtaataaaaataaaaaaagactaGTAAAGTGAGAAAAATAATTTACTGTTAAGTAGGAAAACAAATAGCCTAATGATGAAAAAATagttatattatcaaaatattaattgatGTTAACCTGTCTGTATTTAAAGAATTCAATgatgttgttttataataattaacaacAACTAAGTCAAATGTGAACATTTTAACCATATACTTGTGTAAGTTGTGCAAGAGTTAGCACTCAaactaacaagcaaatttgttgaattgatatcccccgccaatatgcttctggacacaaaattgTTCTATTCGACACTCGgctaaaaaagcttttttttagatacaaagggccataactctgttattaacagataatgtacaatgccatttagcgtacatgatcctcttatccatatatatactcataccaagtttcaatgaaatccgccaaagcattctcaagatatggctccggacacaacagtagcattttttcaagatacaaagggccattactccgttattaacatatggtgtacaatgccatttggcatgcatcatcctcttatccatatatatactcataccaagtttcaatgaaactgCCAAaccacttccaagatatggctccggacatataagtgccggacggacggaaagacggacagacggaaggacggacatcgccaaaacaatatccctctgcctatggcgggggataaaaagttggtcatttatatgtttgtaacaAGTAACAGTAAACCCAAGTGACCAGCCAATAACAAGCTATACAGCAAACCAAAGACAAATTGATCCACTTATTATTCAAGACTAAATTCTTCTTGAAAATAAACTTTACTATACCAGTTACACTGACTATTCCATGAACAGTCAGGCTCTTAAAAAACAACAGCTGAATCCATTGTCTCTTCCTATAAAATTGTGTTAAATTTAGTTTGACAAGTAGTCAGAATATTCAGTTGTATAATTAGACGTGCAGTATGTAAGTTAATGCGGTTAGTCATGTTTATAATCAAGGATGACATAAAATAATGAATGATGCAGAAACACAGTCCTACAAATAGATTTCTTTCCACTTCACACCAATTACCATGTCTATATGCCACTTCACACCAATTACCATGTCCATATGAACACTTCACACCAATTACCATGTCCATATGAACACTTCACACCAATTACCATGTCCATATGAACACTTCACACCAATTACCATGTCTTCACACCAATTACCATGTCCATATGAACACTTCACACCAATTACCATGTCCATATGAACAGTGTTCTGGGAAGACTGGACTTCCACTTCAAACGGAAGTCCATATGAGCgatgttcttggaaaactggactaaatgcatgtgtgtaaagtgtcatccaaggttagccagtgcagtctgcacaggcttatcaggcaacACTTTcagcatttatggtatttttcgtttaaaggaagtaggTTTTAACCGAAATCCAGGGTAGGAGGAGTGTTCTACCAATAGCCTGTGTGGAGAAAGTGTCATGGTAAGAAAGTGTCcgccttgattagcctgtgcacactgcagaggcttatctgggacaacatgatatgcacatgcatttagcttaATTTTCGCAGAATGAGACTGGTATCGTCTTGCAAGGCCCACTGCCAGGGTAACACGCCTACCTGATCACCCTTGCTGCCACTGAGACGTCTGAAGATGCTCTTGGACTTGCCGGCTTTGTTTAGGTTGGAAGACATGGAGAGGTTACTGGTAGATGAGTACCTGATGTGAGTAGAATGTAAGTAATGTGCTTACACTGAGTATACTGATGAGTACCTGATGTGAGCAGAATATGAAAAATGTATAGAGTATACTGACATGTAGGATGAATGCAGTGACCAATGAGCATATATCTggacattatattttatatcagtgctccagctatgCTAAAATAGAAGGGCGCAGAACCCTGCCACCCCAAGGTCCAACCCTGTATCTggacattatattttatatcagtgctccagctatgCTAAAATAGAAGGGCACAGAACCCTGCCACCCCAAGGTCCAACCCTGACCCCTCAAAAACCTGCCATGCCCTTTTTTGATcacattattatacatgtaattttattagAAGATCCAATCATTTCACTCAACTAACAAAGTGAAAGTAGTTTTATTCATTatagaaacaatatttaaaacaagagcaccgccttgcaggtgcagaccgctcatctattttctttttaaaggtgaaggttttctcattttcaatcacaaaggagggaggggtggagtgaagaggggtgtatactGTGGGTGTGTGgacttt
Encoded proteins:
- the LOC127874830 gene encoding rho GTPase-activating protein 11A-like, which encodes MKHISAVDNVANLRALVRHELREISIKVPKPKKSKRATNKINQDVTNEQIFGNHLSGVHCVHVPECGYVAKFLVEAAEIIIDNIDSEGVFRKSGAVSRQKEIKTQLESGKGFVGANVYDVTALVKQFFRELPEPLFTSVYHDTFIRCYQLGDLNLATKAVLMLCLLLPDEHASTLRYIMKLLSRISEHSEKNKMDSANLAVVLAPNLMHMNSKSETMKSGEEKLLQVQTAIVELLIKHADAVCMVDEELAERTVFMSEVFSTDDELDASEDNLDDTKENRKKDKKRKRSGSFQGIVSSIAQSISKWRRSTDGKTNTSGVSNGSNVSQSGRKPRNGEGEAYNNQVFQFAPTDATPIMKRNKHQSAAGSRAFSASKKKAILNQLPQHATLASTPFTPVSSKKPHPGMHRAGHDMPSIPPRPYQTPRQNSKSRKKITLFSPASTTKKKRYSSTSNLSMSSNLNKAGKSKSIFRRLSGSKGDQAFAGDVQIGQRLAVSPVSTQSAPVIITSRNTTTSPIAAIAHNSSVCEQSTISTCSYEDRNSLNEGFIHTEEREGDITRIMSEPAINSSRGDQREYVNVGDMLARESFSDSMLGDSRMETPQNHSRSQSCDSILDGSTRRSSLRRGQPNSLKAGLLHGDQKEVHKLRRSFGLDKSDIGYPMPISVADVSHDGDQSMQLDCSVDLLMTDKNPANMTIVDMSVFKDVMEDSPGSVSRTNSSLSLTSAKSERADEENGYECDNESEVGSVVSKALKKKHIPLMTIEPMTVNMKTDWTSQGSKEDGQKSLVHQKQESKDSLLSEASSAMSPLETFKSREMTRTLSADSGKGSICEEPQDNVDSTLDSVSSLVLNHGVSPKTTVAMETLCSHSNNHKTIVAVDTCSVKESLEYEEVSTVQGSSSSPMDVNDDTDAFSCESPSLKSNLAQKSVSTQDLQRETDTLQSRVSRSKSLLETSVTQKKTNIKPNLQISAETHKLLARAGYIKEQKTEMPKTDFDFTVPNTFPIIKQADFDFTVPNTFPFIKQAEMLNPRRESIIALQKNNAGRVKNNVLQFDKISEEQKELEVRHASPLRFPNSTSRKLRTPTLFNRSAIASNKDIDAIRQCLSTPKEKLQFGTAKVPISTQLIKPSDPDYTSTDGKSGTGLKRKPSIYKADHDASIRRQRDNSNTVDTMDCSHLDDHSFDMSESVFRNHQSFDMSDSVLRNHPSFDMSESLFGKTGLDQSLLETIANVCSPLSEKVKMKLNEDKIGKGDKENSAHAAEMPDLKPSILGTPISMDMVRFRTASNKTPLEIMKVARSPRSPIKPLKRLGSSPHSPRSRVHSPNLIKNSNRSRLSTIPNQSDDLNNL